Within Marinomonas mediterranea MMB-1, the genomic segment TCGCTCCAAATGAGAGTGCAAACAGCCCAGTATTCATAGTCATCTATGTGCTCTTCCGAAATCTGGCTTAGTTTTACGATAAGTTCATGTAATAAGGGGCTGACTTTAAAGGCCTGACACTCTTCCCACTTTTCTGGGCTGTCTAATTCATACTCGGACCTTCTGTCCCGCTTAGCGATATACACAGAGAAAAGCTTAGCATGTTCTAGAAGTGTTGCAGCATGCTCCATATCGGGTGGTATCCAAAGCCCGTGATTTGGAGGGACGATATGGGTGCTATTTGGCGTTGAAACTTTAGTCACCCCCGCATCAGAAAACACCAATTGCCCCCACGAATGATGATGAGACTCTACCTTTGAAGCAGCTTCCATTGAGCGCGCTAGTGCTCTTATCGGTCTGCTTTTATCTGGCTTCAAACGATCTGCTGCTTTGAGTACGTTGCTATTTTTTAAATCTGACTTGGTCTCGATACCTTTTGGCATTCTTTCGACATCCTATCATGCGTCTGTTTGATATAAATATAACAAAGGAAAGCGCTTTTGGGCGCTGCTCTAGTTAACTAACTGTGTTTTTTTGGAGGTAGGAATGTTGTCTATTGAAGCTCAAAGTGGCGAAGCCAAGTCGATTCTAAAGGAGCTGAAAGCGAATACAGATTATCACGCGTTTTCGATTCATGGAGAGACTTCGCGTTGTAATACCATTATAGCTAAAGGTGAGCACGTATTTGTGGGCATTAGCCCTTTTAACTCCCGTTTCAGTAAAGAGTACATTCGAGCAATTATCGAATGGGCTCAAATTAATTTTTTACAAGTTGATATCCTGCTGCCTAGTACCGAAGAAGCCTCAAGGCTGCTAGTTGCAACGGGATATAGTACTGAAAAGGCGAAAAAGAAAACAGCGCGCGAGTTAAGGCGTCTGAATAAGTATGTGGAAGAAGCATTATCTAGGAGTCTAATATTCGAAGGAATTAGAGTTATAGACTTTTCGCATTATTTACTAGTACCAGAATATATAGAGCTTAAAGATAATGTCGAGAAAGCATTTGAAGAAGATAGCTGCTTTCGAGAATCATGTCTCCAAATGTCTCGCCAGGCATTACTTGGTAGGCTCAAGGGTGTGGGAAAGGGAGAGCAAGATCTGTCAGAAAAAGATATTAATATCGCTCTTCCTTACATCTTTGCAGAATTGCCTTTTTATCTTGATACCCCCCGCATTCTTAACGTTTCTTCTTCCACTTTGGTATATCACCGCCCATGGCCGATCGGTAAAGGGCTATACGCGGGTGAGTTTAATTTAAAGGTGGGAAGGTTCCAGAGCTATGGCGTCATTAAGCCGATACACACTTTTTAATTATTTTCGTTTATCTGGAGTACTTTATGTCTCATATAGAAACATTTGATGTTCTTAATCCCGGTTTTGTTGCAGATCCATATCCATTTTATGAATACCTTCATCGTAGTAATTGCATATTTCAGGATAATCAAACGAGTGCATATTTTATTGGAAAGTACGATGACGTAAAGACAGTCCTTACTACACCTGTCTTTACTACTGCACCGTTGTCCGTTAGAGCTCAACCAGTAATGGGAGATCGTGTTCTTGCTCAGATGGAAGGTCAAGAGCATTTACATAAACGCAAAGCGGTATTGCATGGCTTGAGTGGAAAGTACTTTAAGGAAAAGTATAGCGTGTTAATTTCTAGGGTTACTCAAAAGTTACTCCAGCCGTATCTCGAAAAAGGAGAAATTGATCTAGTTTTGGATTTTGGGAAAGACTATGCCGTTCTAGTTACGTTAGGCATTTTGGGACTTCCGTCAGAGAACTATCAGCAAATTGCAGAGTGGCATGTTGGAGT encodes:
- a CDS encoding AraC family transcriptional regulator, whose protein sequence is MPKGIETKSDLKNSNVLKAADRLKPDKSRPIRALARSMEAASKVESHHHSWGQLVFSDAGVTKVSTPNSTHIVPPNHGLWIPPDMEHAATLLEHAKLFSVYIAKRDRRSEYELDSPEKWEECQAFKVSPLLHELIVKLSQISEEHIDDYEYWAVCTLIWSELKEAHPLSLGVVLPEEKRLKVLCNVFLEDPLPSISLKQLCKRCGISLSTASRLFQDQLGMGFSQWRQQVILANALALASQKMPINQIAYELGYASPSIFSAMVTRMVGMPPKLFFQY
- a CDS encoding tRNA-dependent cyclodipeptide synthase, translated to MLSIEAQSGEAKSILKELKANTDYHAFSIHGETSRCNTIIAKGEHVFVGISPFNSRFSKEYIRAIIEWAQINFLQVDILLPSTEEASRLLVATGYSTEKAKKKTARELRRLNKYVEEALSRSLIFEGIRVIDFSHYLLVPEYIELKDNVEKAFEEDSCFRESCLQMSRQALLGRLKGVGKGEQDLSEKDINIALPYIFAELPFYLDTPRILNVSSSTLVYHRPWPIGKGLYAGEFNLKVGRFQSYGVIKPIHTF